One Mycolicibacterium sarraceniae genomic window carries:
- a CDS encoding ABC transporter ATP-binding protein, producing MRLRGVSKRYGTTTAVSSLDLEVDRAEVLALLGPNGAGKTTTVEMCEGFVRPDEGTIEVLGLDPVTDNARVRARIGVMLQGGGGYPAARAGEMLQLVASYAADPLDPAWLLDTLGLTDAARTTYRRLSGGQQQRLALACALVGRPELVFLDEPTAGMDAHARLVVWDLIEALRRDGVTVVLTTHQLKEAEELADRIVIIDHGSAVAAGTPAELMRGGAEGQLRFSAPRQLDLSLLITALPEGYVAKEHSPGEYLVEGTIDPQVLATVTAWCARLNALATDVRVEQRSLEDVFLELTGKELRP from the coding sequence GTGCGACTGCGCGGGGTGTCCAAGCGTTATGGCACGACGACTGCGGTGTCGAGCCTCGACCTCGAGGTAGACCGCGCCGAAGTGCTGGCACTACTGGGTCCCAACGGGGCCGGCAAAACGACCACCGTCGAGATGTGCGAAGGATTCGTCCGGCCGGACGAGGGCACGATCGAGGTACTCGGGCTGGATCCGGTGACCGATAACGCCCGGGTGCGGGCGCGGATCGGCGTCATGTTGCAGGGCGGTGGCGGCTACCCCGCCGCGCGAGCCGGCGAGATGCTGCAGCTGGTCGCCTCCTACGCCGCCGATCCCCTGGATCCGGCGTGGCTGCTGGACACCTTGGGGCTCACGGACGCCGCCCGCACCACCTATCGCCGGCTCTCCGGCGGCCAGCAGCAGCGGCTTGCGCTGGCCTGCGCGCTGGTCGGGCGCCCGGAATTGGTCTTCCTCGACGAGCCGACCGCAGGCATGGACGCGCACGCCCGGCTGGTGGTGTGGGACCTGATCGAGGCGCTGCGTCGCGACGGGGTGACGGTGGTGCTGACCACCCATCAACTCAAGGAAGCCGAGGAACTCGCCGACCGCATCGTGATCATCGACCACGGGTCGGCCGTCGCGGCCGGTACGCCCGCGGAGTTGATGCGGGGCGGCGCCGAAGGCCAGCTGCGATTCTCCGCGCCGCGCCAGCTAGACCTGTCACTGCTGATTACCGCATTACCGGAAGGTTATGTGGCGAAAGAACATTCGCCCGGCGAGTACCTGGTCGAAGGCACGATCGACCCGCAGGTGCTGGCGACGGTGACGGCGTGGTGTGCCCGACTCAATGCGCTGGCCACCGATGTACGAGTGGAGCAGCGCAGCCTCGAAGACGTCTTCCTGGAATTGACCGGCAAGGAGCTGCGGCCATGA
- a CDS encoding ABC transporter permease, giving the protein MTTELFPPGTFTPDPRPSTVQRMLAAQYGLELKLLLRNGEQLLLTMFIPITLLIGLTLLPLGSFGTQRVAVFVPAIMALAVISTAFTGQAIAVAFDRRYGALKRLGATALPVWGIIAGKSLAVVTVVFLQALLLGGIGLALGWRPHPAGLLLGAVVIALGTAGFAAMGLLLGGTLRAEIVLAVANLLWFVFAGMGALTLESGAIPRGVAWVARLTPSGALTETLTQAMSLSMDWFGIAVLAVWGAVAALGALRWFRFT; this is encoded by the coding sequence ATGACGACGGAGCTTTTCCCGCCCGGCACGTTCACCCCCGACCCCCGGCCCAGCACGGTGCAGCGAATGCTGGCCGCGCAGTACGGCCTCGAACTGAAACTGTTGTTGCGCAATGGCGAACAGCTACTGCTGACGATGTTCATCCCGATCACCCTGCTGATCGGCCTCACCCTGCTGCCGCTGGGCTCGTTCGGTACGCAGCGTGTCGCGGTGTTCGTCCCGGCGATCATGGCGTTGGCGGTGATCTCCACCGCGTTCACCGGCCAGGCCATCGCGGTGGCCTTCGACCGTCGCTATGGGGCGCTGAAACGTTTGGGCGCCACCGCACTTCCGGTGTGGGGCATCATCGCCGGGAAATCGCTGGCCGTGGTGACCGTGGTGTTCCTGCAGGCACTGCTGCTCGGCGGTATCGGACTGGCCCTTGGCTGGCGCCCGCACCCGGCTGGTCTGCTGTTGGGCGCGGTCGTCATCGCGCTCGGCACCGCGGGCTTCGCCGCCATGGGCCTATTGCTGGGCGGTACGCTGCGCGCCGAGATCGTGCTGGCCGTGGCCAACCTGCTGTGGTTCGTCTTCGCCGGGATGGGCGCGCTGACGCTGGAGTCCGGCGCGATCCCGCGCGGGGTGGCCTGGGTGGCCCGGCTGACCCCGTCCGGCGCCCTCACCGAGACGCTCACGCAGGCGATGTCACTGTCGATGGACTGGTTCGGCATCGCGGTGCTGGCGGTGTGGGGTGCGGTGGCGGCGCTGGGCGCGCTGCGGTGGTTCCGCTTCACCTAA
- a CDS encoding COX15/CtaA family protein: MPVRRFFLRLVDRLPLPSLRTQRIIAAAVILTQGGIAVTGAIVRVTASGLGCPTWPQCFPGSFVPVPHAEVPGIHQAVEFGNRMITFLVVITAILAVLAVTRARRRREVLVYAWLMPASTVLQAVLGGITVLAGLAWWTVAIHLLVSMAMVWLATLLYVKIGEPDDGLPTVLVPKPLRHLTLLGVLTLSATLVTGTLVTGAGPHAGDKSPQRAVPRLEVEILTLVHLHSTLLIGYLALLAGLAAGLQAVFAPRLIMRRLAVLVAVVLAQGLIGAVQFFTGVPAALVALHVAGAAAATAATAALWASMRQRAEPTTLQS; encoded by the coding sequence GTGCCCGTCAGACGGTTTTTCCTGCGGCTGGTGGACCGGCTTCCACTGCCGAGCCTGCGCACCCAGCGCATCATCGCCGCGGCGGTCATCCTCACTCAGGGCGGGATCGCCGTCACCGGCGCGATCGTGCGGGTGACCGCATCCGGGCTGGGCTGCCCGACCTGGCCGCAATGCTTCCCGGGCAGTTTCGTCCCGGTACCGCACGCCGAAGTGCCCGGCATCCATCAGGCCGTCGAATTCGGCAACCGGATGATCACCTTCCTGGTGGTCATCACCGCGATCCTGGCCGTCCTGGCCGTCACCCGCGCCCGCCGCCGTCGCGAGGTGCTGGTCTACGCCTGGCTGATGCCGGCCTCGACCGTGCTACAAGCCGTGCTCGGCGGTATCACCGTGCTGGCTGGCCTGGCCTGGTGGACCGTGGCGATCCACCTGCTGGTCTCGATGGCCATGGTGTGGCTGGCCACCCTGCTGTACGTGAAGATCGGCGAACCAGACGATGGCTTGCCCACCGTTCTGGTGCCCAAACCGCTCCGGCATCTGACCCTGCTCGGGGTGTTGACGCTGTCCGCGACGCTGGTCACCGGGACGCTGGTCACCGGCGCCGGTCCGCACGCCGGGGACAAGAGCCCGCAGCGCGCTGTGCCGCGCCTCGAGGTGGAGATCCTCACGCTGGTGCACCTGCACTCGACGCTGCTGATCGGCTATCTGGCGTTGCTGGCCGGGCTTGCCGCGGGCCTGCAGGCGGTGTTCGCCCCGCGACTGATCATGCGGCGGCTGGCGGTGTTGGTCGCGGTCGTGCTGGCCCAAGGGTTAATCGGCGCGGTGCAGTTCTTCACCGGCGTACCCGCCGCATTGGTGGCGTTGCACGTCGCGGGTGCGGCCGCGGCCACCGCGGCCACCGCCGCGCTATGGGCGTCGATGCGACAGCGGGCCGAGCCCACGACGCTCCAGAGCTGA
- a CDS encoding ATP-grasp domain-containing protein: MALPSKLARPDVFHPSIVLAGCPQLVEGDGDDYGLIQALRGRGLHATWLSWDDPQTERADLVILRAAWDYVERRDEFLAWTTRVRALLNAPDVVAWNSDKHYLRDLADAGVPTLTSSFFEPGQKVTLPRGEIVVKPAIGAGSIDTGRFVDHTAARAHVAALQASGRTALVQPYDARVEAGETALVFLAGKQSHAFTKGPMLPPEGQVALLDESGTYVAETLTSADPDFAMWDVGVAALEAASGHLGIETTDLLYARVDLIGGPDNPVLLELEVIEPGLGWRQLDTATRELQQRTFAVEVESALERRGLGPLSHRRP; the protein is encoded by the coding sequence GTGGCCCTACCGTCGAAGCTGGCACGTCCCGATGTCTTCCACCCGAGCATCGTGCTGGCCGGATGCCCACAACTCGTCGAGGGTGACGGCGACGACTACGGCCTGATCCAGGCACTGCGTGGCCGCGGGTTGCACGCAACGTGGCTGTCCTGGGACGATCCGCAGACCGAGCGCGCCGACCTCGTGATCCTGCGCGCGGCATGGGATTACGTCGAACGCCGCGACGAGTTCCTGGCCTGGACCACGCGGGTGCGCGCCCTGCTGAACGCCCCTGACGTGGTGGCCTGGAATAGCGATAAGCACTATCTGCGGGACCTTGCCGACGCCGGCGTGCCCACCCTGACGTCGTCCTTCTTCGAGCCTGGCCAGAAGGTCACGCTGCCCAGGGGCGAGATCGTCGTCAAACCCGCGATCGGCGCCGGTTCGATCGACACCGGACGATTTGTCGACCACACCGCCGCCCGCGCCCACGTCGCGGCCCTGCAGGCGTCCGGGCGCACCGCACTGGTCCAGCCCTACGACGCCCGCGTGGAAGCGGGGGAGACCGCGCTGGTGTTCCTGGCCGGCAAGCAGTCTCATGCCTTCACCAAGGGCCCGATGCTTCCGCCCGAAGGCCAGGTGGCCCTGCTCGACGAATCGGGGACCTACGTCGCGGAGACGCTGACATCGGCCGATCCCGACTTCGCGATGTGGGATGTGGGCGTCGCCGCGCTGGAGGCCGCGAGTGGACACCTGGGCATCGAGACCACCGACCTGTTGTATGCCCGGGTGGATCTCATCGGCGGCCCCGATAACCCCGTGCTGTTGGAGCTCGAGGTCATCGAGCCGGGGCTGGGCTGGAGACAGCTCGACACGGCCACCCGCGAGCTGCAGCAGCGCACGTTCGCGGTCGAGGTGGAATCAGCTCTGGAGCGTCGTGGGCTCGGCCCGCTGTCGCATCGACGCCCATAG
- a CDS encoding quinone oxidoreductase family protein, producing MHAIEVAATGGPEVLNYVEKPKPEPGPTEVLIEADAIGVNYIDTYFRSGQYPRELPFVLGSEVCGTVAAVGDDVAAITPGDRVVTAAAIGAYADFCVAPADFVAYVPDNVASDAVASALLKGMTAHYLIKSVYPVQARDFVLVHAGAGGVGLILTQWATSLGARVITTASSPGKAELSRQAGAIEVLDYPEDTADFATKIRELTNDHGVAAAYDGVGKTTFDASLASLAIRGTLALFGASSGPVPPVDPQRLNAAGSVYLTRPNLAHFTRTQDEFAWRAGELLDAIADGSITITVGGHYPLAEAAQAHRDLQGRKTTGSIVLLP from the coding sequence ATGCACGCAATCGAAGTCGCCGCGACGGGCGGTCCCGAGGTCCTGAACTACGTCGAGAAGCCGAAACCCGAACCAGGCCCGACAGAGGTGCTCATCGAGGCGGATGCGATCGGCGTCAACTACATCGACACCTATTTCCGTTCCGGGCAGTACCCGCGGGAGCTGCCGTTCGTGCTGGGTAGCGAGGTGTGCGGGACGGTGGCCGCGGTCGGCGACGACGTCGCCGCGATCACGCCCGGTGACCGGGTGGTGACTGCCGCCGCCATCGGCGCCTACGCGGACTTCTGCGTCGCGCCAGCCGATTTCGTCGCCTACGTGCCCGATAACGTCGCCTCGGATGCGGTCGCCTCCGCACTGCTCAAGGGGATGACGGCGCACTACCTGATCAAGTCGGTGTATCCGGTGCAGGCACGCGATTTCGTGCTCGTGCACGCGGGCGCTGGAGGCGTCGGACTGATCCTGACCCAGTGGGCGACCAGCCTGGGCGCGCGGGTGATCACCACGGCCTCCAGCCCGGGGAAAGCCGAATTGTCGCGCCAGGCCGGCGCGATCGAGGTGCTCGATTACCCCGAGGACACCGCCGATTTCGCCACCAAGATCCGCGAGCTCACCAACGACCACGGCGTCGCGGCCGCGTACGACGGCGTGGGCAAGACCACCTTCGACGCCAGCCTGGCCAGCCTGGCGATTCGGGGCACGCTGGCGCTGTTCGGCGCGTCCAGCGGACCGGTGCCGCCGGTCGACCCGCAGCGACTCAACGCCGCCGGATCGGTGTATCTGACCCGGCCGAACCTTGCTCACTTCACCCGCACCCAGGACGAATTCGCTTGGCGCGCGGGCGAATTGCTGGATGCGATCGCGGACGGCTCGATCACGATCACCGTAGGCGGCCACTACCCACTGGCCGAGGCTGCCCAGGCACACCGCGATCTGCAGGGCCGCAAGACGACGGGCTCAATCGTGTTGCTGCCCTGA
- a CDS encoding heme o synthase, translated as MRVSEVHLVDGAPIRFRDRLLGYLALTKPRVIELLLVTTIPAMLLAGRGTVDLPLILNTLFGGLLAAAGANTLNCVADADIDKKMKRTERRPLARATVPRSHALVFGLALSGASFFWLWWTTNMLSAHLAGATIAFYVLVYTLLLKRRTSQNVVWGGAAGCMPVMIGWSAVTDTIGWQALVMFAIIFFWTPPHTWALAMKYKDDYAAAGVPMLPVVATELQVTKQILIYTWLTVIATLALIPAAGWVYASVAALAGAWFLVMAHRLHAGVRRGNPVKPLKLFLQSNNYLAVLFVALAVDSVLALPTIAQLVIR; from the coding sequence GTGAGAGTTAGCGAAGTGCACCTCGTTGACGGGGCGCCGATCCGATTCCGCGACCGGTTGCTGGGCTATCTGGCTCTGACCAAGCCGCGCGTCATCGAGTTGCTGCTGGTCACCACCATTCCAGCGATGCTGCTGGCCGGTCGCGGCACGGTCGATCTCCCGCTGATCCTCAACACCCTGTTCGGCGGCCTGCTGGCGGCCGCCGGCGCCAACACGCTCAACTGCGTGGCCGATGCCGATATCGACAAGAAGATGAAGCGCACCGAGCGCCGGCCGCTGGCCCGGGCCACGGTGCCGCGCAGCCACGCGCTGGTCTTCGGGCTCGCGCTGTCGGGGGCGTCGTTCTTCTGGCTGTGGTGGACGACGAACATGCTCTCGGCGCACCTGGCCGGGGCCACGATCGCCTTCTACGTGCTGGTCTACACCCTGCTACTCAAGCGCCGCACCTCGCAGAACGTGGTCTGGGGCGGCGCGGCCGGTTGTATGCCGGTGATGATTGGCTGGTCGGCGGTGACCGACACGATCGGCTGGCAGGCGCTGGTGATGTTCGCGATCATCTTCTTCTGGACACCGCCGCACACCTGGGCGCTGGCGATGAAGTACAAGGATGACTACGCCGCTGCCGGTGTGCCGATGCTGCCGGTGGTCGCCACCGAGCTGCAGGTCACCAAGCAGATCCTGATCTACACCTGGCTGACGGTGATCGCCACGCTGGCGCTGATCCCGGCGGCCGGCTGGGTGTATGCCTCGGTGGCCGCGCTGGCTGGCGCTTGGTTCCTGGTGATGGCCCATCGCCTGCACGCGGGCGTGCGCCGCGGCAACCCGGTCAAGCCGCTGAAGCTATTCCTGCAGTCGAACAACTACCTCGCCGTGTTGTTCGTGGCGCTGGCGGTCGATTCGGTGCTGGCGCTGCCGACTATCGCCCAGCTCGTCATCCGCTGA
- the tkt gene encoding transketolase — MTTVEEIAALTQPHHPEDWAEVDSKAVDTVRVLAADAVQKVGNGHPGTAMSLAPLAYTLFQREMRHDPSDVHWLGRDRFVLSCGHSSLTLYLQLYLGGFGLELSDIEALRTWGSKTPGHPEFRHTDGVEITTGPLGQGLASAVGMAMAARYERGLFDPDAPAGTSPFDHYIYVIASDGDMEEGVTSEASSIAGTQQLGNLIVFWDNNEISIEHNTNIAFTEDTPARYEAYGWHVQVVEGGENVVGIEKAIEEAKKVTDKPSFIAVRTIIGYPAPTKMNTGGVHGSALGADEVAATKKVLGFDPDTSFDVSDEVIEHTRKLVDRGREAHEKWQGEFDAWAQREPERKALLDRLLANELPDGWDADLTYWEPGSKPLATRAAFGKVLNDVAPKLPELWGGSADLAGSNNTTINGVKSFGPPSISTEDYTADWYGRVLHFGIREHAMGSILSGIALHGPTRAFGGTFLQFADYMRGAVRLAALMDIDTIYIWTHDSIGLGEDGPTHQPIEHLAALRAIPKLSVVRPGDPNETAYAWRSIIARGKGSGAAGPATSHFGPVGFILTRQGIPVLEGTSSDGVAKGGYVLGGGSPADDADVIIIATGSELQLAVEAQKLLTAKDINAYVVSMPCVEWFEAQPQEYRDSVLPPDVSARVAVEAGIAQSWYKYVGDTGEIVSIEHFGESADDKTLFREFGFTPEAVAAAAERAIDN, encoded by the coding sequence GTGACAACTGTCGAAGAGATTGCCGCGCTGACCCAGCCGCACCACCCCGAGGATTGGGCGGAGGTCGATTCGAAAGCCGTCGACACCGTGCGGGTCCTCGCCGCCGATGCGGTGCAGAAGGTCGGAAACGGACATCCCGGTACCGCGATGAGCCTGGCTCCCCTGGCCTACACGCTGTTCCAGCGTGAGATGCGGCATGACCCGAGCGACGTCCATTGGCTGGGCCGGGACCGATTCGTCCTGTCCTGCGGGCACAGCAGCCTCACCCTGTACCTTCAGCTGTATCTCGGCGGGTTCGGTCTCGAGCTCTCCGATATCGAAGCACTGCGCACCTGGGGTTCGAAGACGCCGGGCCACCCGGAGTTCCGGCACACCGACGGCGTGGAGATCACCACCGGCCCGCTGGGCCAGGGCCTGGCCTCGGCCGTCGGGATGGCGATGGCGGCGCGCTATGAGCGCGGCTTGTTCGACCCGGACGCTCCCGCCGGCACCAGCCCGTTCGACCACTACATCTACGTGATCGCCTCCGACGGCGATATGGAAGAGGGCGTCACCTCCGAGGCGTCCTCGATCGCGGGCACCCAACAGCTGGGCAACCTGATCGTGTTCTGGGACAACAACGAGATCTCGATCGAGCACAACACCAACATCGCGTTCACCGAAGACACCCCGGCCCGCTACGAGGCCTACGGCTGGCACGTCCAGGTCGTGGAGGGCGGCGAGAACGTCGTCGGCATCGAGAAGGCCATCGAGGAAGCCAAGAAGGTCACCGACAAGCCGTCGTTCATCGCGGTGCGCACGATCATCGGCTATCCCGCGCCCACCAAGATGAACACCGGCGGCGTGCACGGCTCGGCACTGGGCGCCGACGAGGTCGCGGCCACCAAGAAGGTGCTGGGTTTCGACCCGGATACGTCGTTCGACGTGAGCGACGAGGTCATCGAGCACACCCGCAAGCTCGTCGACCGGGGCCGGGAGGCTCACGAGAAGTGGCAGGGCGAGTTCGACGCCTGGGCGCAGCGAGAGCCGGAGCGCAAGGCCCTGCTGGACCGGCTGTTGGCCAACGAGCTGCCTGACGGCTGGGACGCCGACCTCACATACTGGGAGCCAGGCTCCAAGCCGTTGGCCACCCGTGCCGCATTCGGCAAGGTGCTCAACGATGTCGCACCCAAGTTGCCCGAACTGTGGGGCGGCTCCGCGGACTTGGCCGGTAGCAACAACACCACCATCAACGGCGTGAAATCCTTTGGCCCACCGTCGATTTCGACGGAGGACTACACCGCGGACTGGTACGGCAGGGTGCTGCACTTCGGCATCCGGGAGCACGCCATGGGCTCGATCCTGTCCGGCATCGCGCTGCACGGGCCGACCCGCGCGTTCGGAGGCACATTCCTGCAGTTCGCCGACTACATGCGCGGCGCGGTCCGGCTGGCCGCGTTGATGGACATCGACACCATCTACATCTGGACCCACGACTCGATCGGCCTTGGCGAGGACGGTCCGACGCACCAGCCCATCGAGCACCTGGCCGCGCTGCGGGCGATCCCCAAGCTGTCGGTGGTGCGTCCGGGCGATCCGAATGAGACCGCCTACGCCTGGCGAAGCATCATCGCTCGGGGCAAGGGCTCCGGAGCCGCTGGGCCGGCGACATCCCACTTCGGCCCAGTCGGTTTCATCCTGACCCGCCAGGGCATCCCGGTGCTCGAGGGCACCAGCTCCGACGGCGTGGCCAAGGGCGGTTACGTGCTCGGCGGCGGCAGCCCAGCCGACGATGCCGATGTCATCATCATCGCGACGGGCTCCGAGCTGCAGCTGGCGGTCGAGGCGCAAAAGCTGTTGACGGCCAAGGACATCAACGCCTATGTGGTGTCGATGCCCTGTGTCGAATGGTTCGAGGCGCAGCCGCAGGAGTACCGCGACAGCGTGCTGCCCCCGGACGTCTCGGCCCGGGTCGCAGTCGAGGCGGGTATCGCCCAAAGTTGGTACAAGTACGTCGGTGACACCGGTGAGATCGTCTCCATCGAGCACTTCGGCGAATCCGCCGACGACAAGACCCTGTTCCGCGAGTTCGGATTCACCCCCGAAGCCGTTGCCGCGGCCGCAGAACGCGCAATCGACAACTGA
- the tal gene encoding transaldolase, whose translation MAQNPNLAALSAAGVSVWLDDLSRTRLKTGNLQELIDTRSIVGVTTNPSIFQAALSHGDAYDAQVCELAERGADVDATIRTVTTDDVREACDVLHPQWEASNGIDGRVSIEVDPRLAHDTDKTVLQAIELWKIVDRPNLLIKIPATKAGLPAITAVLAEGISVNVTLIFSVQRHREVIDAYLAGLEAAKQAGHDLSKIHSVASFFVSRVDTEIDKRLEAIGSDEALALRGQAGVANARLAYAAYQEVFVGGERFEALAEAGALVQRPLWASTGVKNPDYSDTLYVTELVAPNTVNTMPEKTIEAVADHGVVTGDTITGSAAAAQEVFDKLEAIGIDLTDVFLVLEDEGVDKFEKSWQELLDATQEQLDAAAK comes from the coding sequence ATGGCGCAGAATCCCAACCTCGCGGCGCTGTCCGCCGCCGGCGTGTCCGTCTGGCTCGACGATCTATCCCGGACCCGGCTGAAGACCGGCAACCTGCAGGAGCTGATCGACACCCGCAGCATCGTCGGTGTCACCACCAACCCGTCGATCTTCCAGGCCGCGCTCTCGCACGGCGATGCCTACGACGCACAGGTTTGCGAGCTCGCCGAGCGCGGTGCCGATGTCGACGCGACCATCCGCACCGTCACCACCGATGACGTCCGCGAGGCCTGCGACGTCCTGCACCCGCAGTGGGAGGCATCGAACGGTATCGACGGCCGGGTGTCCATCGAGGTCGACCCGCGGCTGGCCCACGACACCGATAAGACCGTGCTGCAGGCCATCGAGCTGTGGAAGATCGTCGACCGGCCCAACCTGCTGATCAAGATCCCCGCCACCAAGGCCGGCCTGCCCGCGATCACCGCGGTTCTGGCCGAGGGCATTTCGGTCAACGTGACGCTGATCTTCTCGGTGCAGCGCCACCGCGAGGTCATCGACGCCTACCTCGCCGGGCTAGAAGCCGCCAAGCAGGCCGGCCACGACCTGTCCAAGATTCATTCGGTCGCTTCGTTTTTCGTGTCGCGGGTGGACACCGAGATCGACAAGCGGCTGGAGGCGATCGGCTCCGACGAGGCGCTGGCGCTGCGCGGACAAGCCGGCGTGGCCAATGCCCGGCTGGCCTACGCCGCCTACCAAGAGGTATTCGTCGGCGGTGAGCGTTTCGAAGCGCTCGCCGAAGCCGGTGCCCTGGTGCAGCGGCCGCTGTGGGCGTCCACCGGTGTCAAGAACCCGGACTACTCCGACACCCTCTACGTCACCGAACTCGTCGCCCCCAACACGGTGAACACCATGCCGGAGAAGACCATTGAGGCGGTCGCCGACCACGGTGTGGTCACCGGAGACACCATCACCGGCAGCGCGGCGGCGGCCCAGGAGGTGTTCGACAAGCTCGAGGCCATCGGCATCGACCTCACCGACGTGTTCCTGGTCTTGGAGGACGAGGGCGTGGACAAGTTCGAGAAGTCCTGGCAGGAACTCCTCGACGCAACCCAGGAACAGCTGGACGCCGCCGCCAAATGA
- the zwf gene encoding glucose-6-phosphate dehydrogenase, with amino-acid sequence MSDAATPAVTCAGAPADWQNPLRDKRDKRMPRIAGPCGVVIFGVTGDLATKKLMPAIYDLANRGLLPPTFALIGFARRDWKDQDFGDIVLTAVKAHARTPFRQEVWDRLAEGIRFVEGAFDDDAAFGRLADTLKKLDAERGTGGNHAFYLSIPPKAFPQVLEQLSTSGLATKPDGCWSRVVIEKPFGHNLKSAEELNTLVNSVFPESSVFRIDHYLGKETVQNILALRFANQLFDPIWNAHYVDHVQITMAEDIGLGGRGGYYDGVGAARDVIQNHLLQLLALTAMEEPVNFSPDELQAEKIKVLSATRLVAPLDDNTSRGQYTAGWQGNEQAVGLLEEEGFSQTSTTETYAAITLDVDTRRWAGVPFYLRTGKRLGRRVTEIALVFKRAPHLPFDDTMTDELGKNALVIRVQPDEGITLRFGSKVPGHAMEVRDVNMDFSYGSAFAEDSPEAYERLILDVLLGEPSLFPVNQEVELAWKILDPALENWASHGKPEPYESGGWGPESAFEMLRRSGREWRRP; translated from the coding sequence ATGAGTGACGCAGCCACTCCGGCGGTGACCTGCGCGGGCGCACCCGCCGACTGGCAGAACCCATTGCGGGACAAGCGCGATAAGCGCATGCCCCGCATCGCGGGCCCGTGTGGGGTGGTGATCTTCGGCGTCACGGGTGATCTCGCCACCAAGAAGTTGATGCCGGCGATTTATGACCTGGCCAACCGCGGTCTGCTGCCTCCCACGTTCGCGCTGATCGGCTTCGCTCGGCGCGACTGGAAGGACCAGGACTTCGGCGATATCGTGCTGACCGCTGTCAAGGCGCATGCCCGCACCCCGTTTCGCCAAGAGGTCTGGGACCGGCTGGCCGAGGGAATCCGGTTCGTCGAGGGCGCTTTTGATGACGATGCCGCGTTCGGCCGGTTGGCCGACACGCTGAAGAAGCTCGACGCCGAGCGCGGCACGGGCGGCAATCACGCGTTCTACCTGTCGATCCCGCCGAAGGCGTTCCCGCAGGTGCTCGAACAGTTGTCGACATCGGGCCTGGCAACCAAGCCCGACGGCTGCTGGAGTCGGGTGGTGATCGAGAAGCCGTTCGGTCACAATCTCAAGAGCGCCGAAGAGCTAAACACCTTGGTCAACAGCGTCTTTCCCGAATCATCGGTGTTCCGCATCGATCACTACCTCGGCAAAGAGACGGTGCAGAACATCCTGGCGCTGCGCTTCGCCAACCAATTGTTCGACCCGATCTGGAATGCGCATTACGTCGACCATGTCCAGATCACCATGGCCGAGGACATCGGACTCGGCGGCCGTGGCGGCTATTACGACGGTGTGGGTGCAGCCCGCGACGTGATCCAGAACCACCTGTTGCAGCTGCTGGCGCTCACGGCGATGGAAGAGCCGGTCAACTTCAGCCCCGACGAGCTGCAGGCCGAGAAGATCAAGGTGCTCTCGGCCACGCGGCTGGTGGCACCGTTGGATGACAACACATCGCGCGGCCAGTACACCGCCGGCTGGCAGGGCAACGAGCAGGCTGTCGGGTTGCTCGAGGAAGAGGGTTTCTCGCAGACCTCCACCACCGAGACGTACGCGGCGATCACCCTCGATGTGGACACCCGCCGCTGGGCGGGTGTGCCGTTCTATCTGCGGACCGGAAAACGACTGGGCCGCAGGGTGACTGAGATCGCCCTGGTGTTCAAGCGAGCCCCGCACCTGCCGTTTGACGACACCATGACCGACGAGCTCGGCAAGAACGCACTGGTGATCCGGGTACAGCCCGACGAAGGCATCACGCTGCGGTTCGGTTCCAAGGTGCCCGGCCATGCCATGGAGGTCCGCGACGTCAACATGGACTTCTCCTACGGTTCGGCGTTCGCCGAGGATTCACCGGAGGCCTACGAGCGACTGATCCTCGATGTTCTGCTGGGTGAGCCTTCGCTGTTCCCGGTCAACCAGGAAGTCGAATTGGCCTGGAAGATCCTGGACCCCGCGCTGGAGAACTGGGCATCGCATGGCAAGCCTGAGCCGTACGAGTCCGGCGGTTGGGGTCCGGAATCCGCGTTCGAGATGTTGCGCCGGTCTGGGCGCGAATGGAGGCGCCCGTGA